From Uloborus diversus isolate 005 chromosome 8, Udiv.v.3.1, whole genome shotgun sequence, a single genomic window includes:
- the LOC129228704 gene encoding 1,5-anhydro-D-fructose reductase-like produces the protein QAREEESLIPALEVAVDAGYRHIDTAYLYRNEPIVGKALQKIFSKGAVERKDLFITTKLPVNGFHTKDVKYFCQKSLSNLQLSYVDLYLIHCPMASKRTEIDDEAYSVDENGTYQGDNTVDLVKTWKAMEELVDEGLVKSIGLSNFNSLQIQRIYEQATIKPANLQVECHAYLPQYELQDFCKKLNISFTAYGPLASPGYIEFMVNIGMGAPKERLLDDGKLKPICAKHGKTPAQVLLRYLVQRNIAVIPKSINPERIKENIQIFDFELDDEDNSALKAMQKNLRYFEFNFMKGMKDHPEYPFKIPF, from the exons caagcgcgcg AGGAAGAATCCCTTATACCGGCCCTGGAAGTCGCAGTTGATGCAGGATATCGTCATATCGATACAGCTTATCTTTATCGAAATGAACCTATCGTCGGGAAAGCTCTTCAGAAGATTTTCAGTAAAGGAGCTGTGGAAAGAAAAGACTTGTTTATTACCACAAAG CTTCCTGTAAATGGCTTTCATACTAAGGATGTGAAATACTTCTGCCAGAAATCGTTGTCCAACTTGCAACTCTCGTATGTTGACCTCTACTTGATCCATTGTCCTATGGCGTCAAAG AGAACAGAAATAGATGACGAGGCGTACAGCGTAGATGAAAATGGAACTTATCAAGGAGATAACACAGTCGACTTAGTGAAAACTTGGAAG gCAATGGAAGAGCTTGTTGACGAAGGGTTAGTAAAATCCATTGGACTCTCAAACTTCAACAGTCTGCAAATTCAGAGAATATATGAGCAAGCAACAATTAAACCTGCCAATTTACAG GTTGAGTGTCATGCTTATCTTCCTCAATATGAGCTACAAGACTTTTGTAAGAAACTGAATATTTCTTTCACAGCATATGGTCCTCTTGCATCTCCTGGATATATTGAATTTATGGTAAATATAGGAAT GGGTGCTCCAAAGGAACGCCTTCTAGATGATGGTAAATTGAAGCCAATTTGTGCGAAACATGGGAAGACTCCAGCTCAG GTTCTTTTAAGGTATCTGGTGCAACGTAACATTGCCGTCATTCCAAAGAGCATAAATCCTGAAAGGATAAAAGAGAATATTCAG ATTTTTGACTTTGAACTGGATGATGAGGATAACTCTGCTTTGAAAGCAATGCAGAAAAATCTTCGTTACTTTGAATTCAACTTTATGAAAGG aatgaAGGACCATCCGGAATATCCTTTCAAGATACCTTTCTAA